One part of the Arvicanthis niloticus isolate mArvNil1 chromosome 15, mArvNil1.pat.X, whole genome shotgun sequence genome encodes these proteins:
- the LOC117721056 gene encoding olfactory receptor 9A1-like, with product MLSPDQPGECIPTSARNQMLANYSSATEFFLLGFPGTKELQHILFATFFLLYSVTILGNMLIIIVVYADKRLQSPMYFFLGHLSVLEILITSVAVPYMLQGLLLQTQIISLSACCIQLYLYLSLGSSELILIGVMAVDRYVAVCNPLRYSVIMNSHTCIWMVTVSWVVGFLFQIWPVYATFQLTFCKSNLIDHFYCDRGQLFKLSCENTLFTEFILFLMAVFIIIGSMILTIISYTYIISTILKIRSASGRRKAFSTCASHFTYVVIGYGSCLFLYVKPKQTQAAEYNRVASLLVLVVTPFLNPFIFTLRNDKFIEAFRDGVKHFCRVLKH from the exons ATGCTCAGCCCAGATCAGCCAGGAG aGTGCATACCGACAAGTGCTCGGAACCAAATGTTGGCGAACTACTCTAGTGCCACAGAATTTTTTCTGTTAGGTTTTCCTGGCACCAAAGAACTACAGCATATCCTTTTTGCAACCTTCTTTCTCCTGTACTCAGTGACAATATTGGGAAATATGCTTATCATCATAGTAGTCTATGCTGACAAACGTCTGCAGTCtcccatgtactttttccttGGCCACCTCTCTGTCCTGGAGATCCTCATCACATCTGTTGCTGTCCCTTATATGCTCCAGGGACTACTTCTACAGACACAGATAATATCTTTGTCTGCATGTTGCATACAACTATATTTGTACCTTTCTTTGGGGAGCTCAGAGTTAATATTAATAGGGGTGATGGCAGTGGACCGGTATGTGGCTGTCTGCAACCCTTTGAGATACAGTGTCATTATGAACAGCCATACTTGTATCTGGATGGTAACTGTGTCATGGGTAGTTGGTTTCCTCTTTCAAATATGGCCAGTCTATGCCACATTTCAGCTTACCTTCTGCAAGTCAAACCTAATAGATCATTTCTACTGTGACCGGGGACAGTTGTTCAAGCTATCCTGTGAAAACACCCTTTTCACAGagtttattctgtttttaatggCTGTTTTCATTATCATTGGTTCCATGATCCTTACAATTATCTCTTACACATACATCATCTCCACCATCCTCAAGATCCGCTCAGCCTCTGGCAGGAGGAAAGCCTTCTCTACCTGTGCCTCCCACTTTACCTACGTTGTGATTGGCTACGGCAGCTGCTTGTTCCTCTATGTGAAACCCAAGCAGACACAGGCAGCAGAGTACAACAGGGTGGCCTCACTGCTGGTGTTGGTGGTGACCCCCTTTCTGAATCCTTTCATCTTCACTCTTCGAAATGACAAATTCATAGAGGCCTTCAGAGATGGAGTAAAGCACTTCTGCCGAGTTCTCAAGCATTAG